CAACTGGCACGTTTTCTCAAGGTAGCTCAGGACCTCAGactacagacacaaagagaacaGAATCCTGTTTCACTCAAACATACATGTTggataattacatttatatcatcTCTCAATCAAAATCCTCACCTCTGTTGTATTGTCTTTCACCAGTTTGTCCACCACAGCCACCACCTCTTTGCACAAGTCACATGGCACAGatttcttaaaaagaaaaagaaaattcaggactgaacaaaaacaagcagGTGGTCATGGGGTAGGGGGTCTGGGGTGGGTGAAGAGACACGAAACTGACCACATGAGGCTGGTTCCAGACATTTTGTTGGCAGTGGGAAACTGCGCCACAAAGCGAAGCAGTCTTGGCATTTTGGCACCAATATGGTGGTCCACGAGCACACTGCTCCGTTCCCAGGAGAGGGCTGGCCACAGCTGGAACAGAAACATCAGTTTCATTATTATCTTTCACAGGGCAATCAGTTAGTGTCATCACTACCCAAACAAACAGTTTCAGGTACTTATgcttccttttattttcttgtctcagcatgtctgagcccctgagcaatcacaaaaacaattttccagatagagaaaaaaaattatattataagtaAAACTAAAGCCAAAAATCAGCAGTTAAGAGGTTTGTCCATGTATTACAATCACAAGGCAGAAAAGGAGAAATGTACAGTAAGGGTTGGTTAGGGAAAAGCATTTATAAGGAACAAATACTTTTTAATTCTCTTTTCCAAGCACCCGCAACATCAAAAATTCCCCACATCGCCTACAAACGAGTGTCTAGTAGACAACCTACTCTTAACCACTCAACAATACAATGTCCACAAAAAGAGGGTCATGAACAAATATCACTCAGTAAAGAAACATGAACTTGGCCAAGCATCACATGACATGACTTAACAGGGAAAAAAACCAAGGGGCTTTTTAAGCAAGTTGCTATATTCAGATAAGCTACAGTTTAATCTTGAGACTGCATCGGCTAAGCACTTCACCTTTAACAAACATACCACAGTGGAAAAGAAAATTTTGCTAACAATttcaaaactttaatctgaAACAATGATATCAAACTGAACTGTGTCTCGGTCACATGATGTTCACCTCGGCAGCATGACTAACAGTCTCATGGTGGATGACCAACTGCAATTACACAATGCTGAAATTTCAAAAAGCTGTCTACTaatctgtttattgttgtttttagcGTACACTCACTGCTGCAGTACTTCTGTGCAAATGGGCTAAAGCCGTGTAGTTGTTGCTTAATAACAAGAAAAGCTTTGGGCTGCATAAACACTAAACCAGCCAAGATCCAAGATTCAACAAGACTACACAAGCCCTGTGTTGAAATTCAAGTGTCCACATGATATTTCAGAGTCATGAGGTTAATTGTTTACTATCATTTACTGAATATAGTCAAATTATAGTTGATTGTAATGTAACTCAAAATTATAGTGGTTGATGTCTGAAATATGGCAGTGAATATTTTGAATTGACAATAAACGAAGACAAGATTTGAAACAAGATGaatcatgtgttttttatttttgcaccgCCTGAATAGTCAGGAGGAGCAGATGccttaaacacttaaaaatatattcattcattaattcattcatcttctaccgcttatccgaactacctcgggtcacggggagcctgtgcccatctcaggcgtcatcgggcatcaaggcaggatacaccctggacggagtgccaacccatcgcagggcacatacactctcattcactcacgcaatcacacactacggacaattttccagagatgccaatcaacctaccatgcatgtctttggaccgggggaggaaaccggagtacccggaggaaacccccgaggcacagggagaacatgcaaactccacacacacaaggtggaggcgggaatcgaaccccgaccctggaggtgtgaggcgaacgtgctaaccactaagccaccgtgccccccaaaaatatattaaatacaccatttttatttaaatttaattaaccTTTGTTCATTCAAGCAGGGCTGTTCCTGGCTCAAGGGAGCAAAACAAAAGCAGCAATTATGAAACTTTTCAAGACTCAAAATGCTGACTGTCTTCATAAAGTCACCTTTGCATTATCTAGAACACGGTACATAGTCGGTCTTTAAGGCTGCACACTATAGTCATGAGACATAAATTAGTTTATAGACACAAACAGTAAACAACTTGCCAACAATTCCTTGTTGACTTTGACCCTataaaagcacaaataaaacagGCTTGTCATTGTGCATCAGGGACAAAACACCGTTTAACAAACACATGAAACATGATGCAGTTGGTAAACAGGCCGacaagttttttaaaaaaaaaaaaaaaaaaaaaaaaaaaaaaaaaaaaaaaaccagcagaCAAGTTTGCCTCCCTCATGCATAACAAAACAGCACCATCAGTCAACCATAAACATACCATAAGCACAGTAAGATGAAACTTGCTCTAATGCGGTCGACCTTTTATACACTTCCTATTTATAAAATcacatggccaaaaaaaaaaaaagtcagtaacaGCTTTTCTGCCTTCAACTCTCAACTAGTGAACTTACTCATATGACTCAAAGCTGAAGTGAGAATTGTAGGTGCAGTGAAAAGGACAAAGAACAAGAGGATGTGGAACTATTTTCAGGTGACTGGGTAAAAGTAATGTTAAAATGCAAATCACATCTAATCTACAATATTTAGCTCTGTGTGCCATGCAATGGTTGatgtgaatatatttataaaaaacctCAAAGCATGTTGTAATGCATTTTGTCTGATGAAGGCATactgttattaataaataaaatcaataataagACTGTAATTGAAAAGCatgctgtatatttaatatttaacctCTTTTGGTTCCAGGAGACAATAAACCTCATAACTTAAGGTTTTAAATAGTtccctagaaaaaaaaaaaagagtcacaggagactccttttacaaatgctatacaaattaactgattatttaacacacacacacacacacacacacacacacacgggaacagtttctttcctcaGGCCCATCATCCCCCtcattaacaactcaccataattatattcactgcttcatatctataaatactgcattatcagaactgtcagtcagcACATCATCTGtgtacgttacacacacacacacacacactactgctgctgcatattgtacaaaaagcataaaactGCAcaattgttatttgcacttcccacactttatgtacataactgatctatcatattctgtattcatatttaatactcaatgtttattgtttcacatctgcattgtcttgtatagtctgtattgtcttgtatagtctgtattgtcttgtatagtctgtattgtcttgtatagtctagtgttatttatgtctgtacttttgagagtcacaaacagctggaaccaaattccttgtgtgtgtcaacacacacacacacacacacacacatatatacctACCTATATACATACATAGTTTGAATTAGAGCTGAAActagtctttaaaaaaattaaaatcactaACTGCTGACCAATCAGTACGTGAGAAGAAACGACAACGAGTCacgaggatgaggatgaggaggaggaggaatcaTTCACAAGCGGAAACGGAACTGTCCACCGGTTAATAATCACAATATACAAACTATATCAGTTTCACAGCGCTGATTTTAACCTGGTGTTAAAGCAGTAGGGTTAGACAAAcaacttaaacacaaacacaacacaacacaacaaacaacaaacctgTGTTCCGTCGTCATTCGGCTTGTTTACGCTGCGTCATGTTAGCTAACGGCTAATCAAATGCGTTACACGACCGTTAAAACGTCCAATAAGCACGGAAATGTTAAACCTATTACCTGTGGACACCAGTAGAAAGAGGAGAAGCATCATGAAGTCACCGTGGAGCTCGTTTTCTGTTGTTATAAGACGTGTGGTCTTGATCAcagacagtgtttgtgttgcgGTGTCTCTGTAGCTGCTGCACTGCGGTACACTGATACCAGCGCGAGCTTAAAAAACAGCTCAGTCACGTGACGCTGACTCGCCCAACCACGTGACCTGCTCAGTGAGTGAGCCAGATCATGCTTCATGTAAAAGCACTTTAAGAGTTTTGTGGTAAAATTTTTAATGATCATGCTTCATGTAAAAGCACCTTAAGAGTTTTGTGGTAAAATGTTTCACTGATCATGCTTCATGTAAAAGCACCTTAAGAGATTTGTGGTAAAATGTTTCACTGATCAtgcttcagaatcagaatcagaatcaggtttattggccaagtgtgttgaggTAAAGCACCTCAAGAGTTTTGTGGTAAAATGGTTTGAGGTAAAAGGTTTCACTGATCATGCGTTGTGTAAAACACCTCAAGAGGTTTGAGGTAAAATGTTTTGAGGCAAAATGTTTCACTGATCATGCTTAGAGGTAAAATGTCTCACTAATCATGCTTAATGTACTGTAAAAGCACCTCAAGAGGTTTGGGGTAAAATGCTTTGAGGTAAAATGTCTCACTGATCATGCTTCATGTAAAAGCACCTTAAGAGATTTGTGGTAAGATTTTTAATGATAATGCTTCATGTAAAAGCACCTTAAGAGTTTTGTGGTAAAATGTTTCACTGATCATGCTTCATGTAAAAGCACCTTAAGAGATTTGTGGTAAAATGTTTCACTGATCAtgcttcagaatcagaatcagaatcaggtttattggccaagtgtgttgaggTAAAGCACCTCAAGAGTTTTGTGGTAAAATGGTTTGAGGTAAAATGTTTCACTGATCATGCTTTGTGTAATACACCTCAAGAGGTTTGAGGTAAAATGTTTTGAGGCAAAATGTTTCACTGATCATGCTTAGAGGTAAAATGTCACACTAATCATGCTTAATGTACTGTTAAAGCACCTCAAGAGGTTTGGGGTAAAATGCTTTGAGGTAAAATGTCTCACTGATCATGCTTCATGTAAAAGCACTTTAAGAGTTTGTGGTAAAAATTTTAATGATCATGCTTCATGTAAAAGCACCTTAAGAGTTTTGTGGTAAAATGTTTCACTGATCATGCTTCATGTAAAAGCACCTTAAGAGATTTGTGGTAAAATGTTTCACTGATCAtgcttcagaatcagaatcagaatcaggtttattggccaagtgtgttgaggTAAAGCACCTCAAGAGTTTTGTGGTAAAATGGTTTGAGGTAAAATGTTTCACTGATCATGCGTTGTGTAAAACACCTCAAGAGGTTTGAGGTAAAATGTTTTGAGGCAAAATGTTTCACTGATCATGCTTAGAGGTAAAATGTCTCACTAATCATGCTTAATGTACTGTTAAAGCACCTCAAGAGGTTTGGGGTAAAATGCTTTGAGGTAAAATGTATCACTGATCATGCTTCATGTAAAAGCACTTTAAGAGTTTGTGGTAAAATTTTTAATGATCATGCTTCATGTAAAAGCACCTTAAGAGTTTTGTGGTAAAATGTTTCACTGATCAtgcttcagaatcagaatcagaatcaggtttattggccaagtgtgttgaggTAAAGCACCTCAAGAGTTTTGTGGTAAAATGGTTTGAGGTAAAATGTTTCACTGATCATGCGTTGTGTAAAACCGCCTCAAGAGGTTTGAGGTAAAATGTTTTGAGGCAAAATGTTTCACTGATCATGCTTAGAGGTAAAATGTCTCACTAATCATGCTTAATGTACTGTAAAAGCACCTCAAGAGGTTTGGGGTAAAATGCTTTGAGGTAAAATGTCTCACTGATCATGCTTCATGTAAAAGCACTTTAAGAGTTTGTGGTAAAATTTTTAATGATCATGCTTCATGTAAAAGCACCTTAAGAGTTTTGTGGTAAAATGTTTCACTGATCATGCTTCATGTAAAAGCACCTTAAGAGATTTGTGGTAAAATGTTTCACTGATCAtgcttcagaatcagaatcagaatcaggtttattggccaagtgtgttgaggTAAAGCACCTCAAGAGTTTTGTGGTAAAATGGTTTGAGGTAAAATGTTTCACTGATCATGCTTTGTGTAATACACCTCAAGAGGTTTGAGGTAAAATGTTTTGAGGCAAAATGTTTCACTGATCATGCTTAGAGGTAAAATGTCACACTAATCATGCTTAATGTACTGTTCAAGCACCTCAAGAGGTTTGGGGTAAAATGCTTTGAGGTAAAATGTCTCACTGATCATGCTTCATGTAAAAGCACTTTAAGAGTTTGTGGTAAAATTTTTAATGATCATGCTTCATGTAAAAGCACCTTAAGAGTTTTGTGGTAAAATGTTTCACTGATCATGCTTCATGTAAACGCACCTTAAGAGTTTTGTGGTAAAATGTTTCACTGATCAtgcttcagaatcagaatcaggtttattggccaagtgtgttgaggTAAAGCACCTCAAGAGTTTTGTGGTAAAATGGTTTGAGGTAAAATGTTTCACTGATCATGCTTCATGTAAAAGCGCCTCAAGTGGTTTGTGGTAAAATGCTTTGAGGTAAAATGTTTCACTGATCATTCTTTGTGTAAAAGCACATTAAGAGGTTTGAGGTAAAATGTTTCACTGATCATGCTTCATGTAAAAGCACCTCAAGAGGTTTGAGGTAAAATGTCTCACTGATCTTGCTTCATGTAAAGgaagtattgtgtattgtgtgtattgtgtgaagTATTATCAAGAGTTTTGTGCCAAAATGCTTTGAGGTAAAATGTTTCACTGATCATGCTTAATGTAAAAGCACCTCAAGAGTTTTGTGGTAAAATGCTTTGAGGTAAAATGTTTCACTGATCAtgcttcagaatcagaatcaggtttattggccaagtgtgttgacacacacaaggaatttggttccagctgttcgtgactcaaaagtacagacataaataacactatacttactatacaagacaatacagactatacaagaaaatgcagatgtgatacaatagacattatgagtagtaaatatgaatacagaatatatgtcTGATAAggtatgtacataaagtgtgggaagtgcaaataacaatattgtggaATATTAAGCTTTTTGTACACTGTACAGCAGCAgtggtgtgtgtaacatacttatgatgtgatgactgacagttctgataatgcagtacttatagatatgaagcagggaatataattatgatgagttgttaatcagggtgatgaGGGGCCtgaggaaagaaactgttcctgtgtctggtagttttagtaaacaaagaTCTGTAGCGCCTGCAAGAagagaggagctgaaagagtttgtgtccagggtgtgaagggtcagtggtgatttttcctgcccggtttctggttcttgtgtcgtacaagtcctggggagtgggcaggggggcaccaattattttttctgctgttttaaccgTGCGCTgaagtctgtttctgtcctgttttgttgctgcaccaaccAGAtagtgatggatgtgcacaggacagattcaatgaatAACTCAGTGTATaactgcatcaacagctcctgtggtaaaccatacttccttaattggcaTAGAAAGTATatcctctgctgagcctttttgataataaagtttatgttgcactcccatttcaggtcttgggaaatggtagtgcccagaaacttgaaggcctccacagatgacaccgggctgttggatattgtgagggggagtagtgttgggggtctttcctaaagtccactatcatctccacagttttgagggtgtttagttctagactgttctgactgcaccatagcaccagccgttccacctcctgctggtatgctatcttggatgagacagatgagcgtagtatcatctgcaaatttcaggagtttaacagtttggtcacttgaagtgcagtcattggtgtagagggagaatagaagtggggagaggacacatccctgaggagcgccagtgctgattgtccgaatgctggaggtgacacctcccagtctcacatgttgtttcctgcctgtcaggaagctggtgatccactgacagatggaaggggttATAGTGAGCCTTaagagtttggagtggagaatgttcggaattattgtattaaaagccgaactgaagtcgacaaacagaatccgggcgtatgtccctgggcagtccaggtgtgATATGATTTGATCGAGTGGTGTGTCATAACAAGCTGATCGattaaaagttttattcatttagagttttaatttcttaaattagttttacttattttaatttaaagtctttctctgtctcttcttaGGTCAAGAAAAAACCTGAACTCTGTCGTTCATGTTTCACACAGTAACACTCTTGGGAAAAAACAGCTTTATGGAGTCAGACTCATTGAGTATTGAGTAATGTTGTTTCAGGAAGCAAAATGTCTGTTCTGCTGGATCCTCTGAGGTCCAGAAATTCAATTTCACAGATTAATCATCATGGATGAACTCAATCAAGTTAAATTGGCTTAACAGATAGATTCGTTTGATCAAGTTGAGTGTAAAAGCACCATGATAGTTTTAGaagttttctttcattcattaacaatttattttttagttaataatgCTTTAGTCAGTGAGCAAATAAATATGTCTCCTTTTGCTGGATCAAATCTTAAATGATATTAAGAGCATAACGACCTATTGGAAATGCTCAAATCTTGAGCTCAAGGGTTttacaagaaaacaaagaaacaaatatacATTGATCAggaatatcattcattcattcattcattcatcttctaccgcttatccgaactaccttgggtcacggggagcctgtgcctatctcaggcgtcatcgggcatcaaggtaggatacaccctggacggagtgccaacccatcgcagggcacacacacacacattcactcacgcaatcacacactagggacaattttccagagatgccaatcaacctaccatgcatgtctttggaccgggggaggaaaccggagtacccggaggaaacccccgaggcacggggagaacatgcaaactccacacacacaaggtggaggcgggaatcgaaccccgaccctggaggtgtgaggcgaacgtgctaaccactaagccaccgtgcccccctcatgaATATCAAGTTGAACATAAAAGGAAACTGTAAGttaagtttttaattttattttcaaagatCTCATACAAAATGGTTTCTCctaatgaaaaaaatgagtATTTGTCACAGGAAGTCATACAGCACACTAGGGAGTATACCGGCACACTGCAGCTTGAGACACACTTGATCAGTCACTTAGTTACACACACtggagcgcacacacacaaacagcttgCCTTGTCCACAGTCATACAATTACGAGTTAAGTGAACGAGTTATTATAGCAACGATAACATCGGAACAATCAAATTCATATAATTTTGTAAATTGAAATAGAAAGAGttgctactgtcagagctgctagtaaataaaataacagataaTAGATATAAGCCTTTATAAGACTGAATCAGAACTATGAACatcgctgtggtataaaataatTCCCTTTTAACTGGTGTAAATGCATATAAGTGTGGATAAACATACTGTTATGAGACACTTCTTTTCTTCACAGGGGTGCAATATATATCCAAAACCAGAGCAGGCCCTGTAAAAAACAAGGCCTTAATTTTCCTAGAATAGATTTATTTTCAGAGTTACAGAGTTAAAGAGTTATCtgttccaacacacacacatgatttaaTCAGATCTATGATTAGAGTTGACGGCGTTACTGAGTAAGTAAACACAATCCTAATCAAACTCAGCACCTCCAAATGTATTGCAGTTCAAGTGTTTGTTGAATAACTGCATGTATGTTCATACCTATGTATATACTTGGGCCTGAACGCTTATGCTTTatttatcaatcaatcaatctcttttttatttatcaattgtCTTTTCATTTGTGTCAGGGACATGcacatttttaacaaacatattttacaaagtttttttttattattgatttattcatttctcaTTATAAACCATCACAGGGACAGGGTTGAAATTCAGCAAACTCCAGCAGTGCATCCTCTTCCTTAAAGacctgagaagaaaaaaaatatacaaaaaaatgttagaaaacAAGTTTTGATTAGAGAAGACTTAAGAGAACATGCCGGGGGACCATGTACACATATTACACGTTATAATAAAAAGCTATTAGAAATGTAatgattatatatacatatgttctcagtgcattatgggtaacagTCATGGAGACAGTCATCACTGATATTGCTTTGTCAGCCATTTAgcataactaaaataaaaaaagtctgtGATAACTGCAAATTTAAGGTCTAAAGTGTAAATAAGGCATTCTGGAATTTTGTATGAGAACCATAAACAGAGTTTTGGCTCAGAAACTGATAAAGAGTTAAATGATTAAAACCTAATGATCATGGACTACAGTCTTTAACTCTACTCAActatttctattattaattCAACAGTGAGACTGAGTTCTGGTGCCAGTGGCAGAGCCAAGTGGTGGCCAAGGGTGGCTTCGGTCTCCCCATTGAGGTCATTGTGCAAGCTGAATTGTATGCAACGCACACCACAGTGACCATGTGATTCCCAGCAACGTGACACACTTGCAGAGGAGACTGACTAATCTAGCACTTTAAAATTTGCCCAACTGACTACAAACCATCTACATAGCCAAACTTATTATCACCACAATGATATCATTCGTTTCCAGATCATTGTGATTAAGAATAGCCTAGTACATGTTCTGAACACCAAAAAATATTGAGATCAGTAATGCAGTGTACAAATCCATTTAACTAAAAGATCTGTTTACTTCTTTTAATGAGACAAAAAGCAGGTGAGATGCAGTTAGATCTGCTAGAAAATCcacctaaatgtgtgtgtgtgcgcttatAATTGAGAGAAAACTTGTGAACCTTGATGCTTGGACtttttaaatgagttttcaaTAAGAGGAATGCAGTAAATGCATGGGACCAGTAAATCAATTTTCAATAAGAGGAATGCATGGGACCAGTAAATGAATTTTGTATTTGCCTTTTGCTGCCAGATCTACTCAGatctgctgttataggaaattcATCACCTTCTGAATCAAGACATCAGCACTATGGTTTTTAAATTCTATCTAGTACCACAATAGACCCCCCGGATCCCAAATACACTTTTGTCTACTCTCATCCGTGTAACCAAATTTCTCCATTTCAAGAGCTATAATTATTCCACACACGGTGTGTCATGGGGTGCAGAGTCACTGTAAAGCCTCACGTTTATGTAGAAGTCATCTTTTTTGTCTGAGAAGGTGATACACCACAGCACGGAGCTTTAGGAGGCTCTGCGTCTTTCTTTAACACCGTCTGACGCACCACGTCCACATCTCTCTCCAGGTGATTCAGTAAAGCAGTCAGAATAGACGGCGAGGAGTGAAAGTCGATGAGGAAGTAACCAGCGCGTGTGTGCTGCTGGTTGTGTTTGCTGATCTTGTACGGTAACCTTCTCTCTCCGAGGTTCTCCAGGTTTCTGACCACAGCGCCGCGCTCCATCAAGGTCTCCATCGTGCGCCTGAGCACCGCCGCGGTCTCCGGCCTCTGCATGGCCTTCAGCACAAGAGACAGCTCGTAACGAGGCATTATTAACCCGGATCCACCTGAGCGAGGTGGAAAGATCACATTCAATACTAATAATCTCTTCTGGAAGGAAAAACATGTGACTTTACTTCAGGATACAGGGCGCCGCCATGATGGCTGAACAGTAATAATGTTCATGGGCGACTTCTTTTTCTTACTTTCATGGCGACTGTCAAATAAAGTGTTTGGTTCATTAGcgccaccaactggactggaTTGTGTAATGTAGTAGTTGCACAAGCCTAGAAGTCTAAacggttcttcttcttcttcttaataataataataataataataattcttcttcttcttcttcttcttcttataataataataataataataataataataataattcttcttcttcttataataataataataataataataataataatcattctgcttcttcttcttcttataataataataataataataataagaataataattattattattattattattattattattagtagtagtagtagtagtagtagtattttattATGTAGAAAAGATTAGTactaatttaaatattgtagattttttgtgttcatgataaatcattttctcttttgtattttgcattcttttattatttttccgaTCCCAAACGGACGGAATCTTTCTGCGTTCCTCTACATAAACACAGCCTGAATCCAAACAGCTGCCAGCTTCCCTATCTACTGTAAATGTGGTGATATGATTCTAGTGCACTACAGGTTTAACAGCTCCACTATCTAAGTGCACTATAGGTGATATGATTCTAGTGCACTACAGGTTTAACAGCTCCACTATCTAAGTGCACTATAGGTGATATGATTCTAGTGCACTACAGGTTTAACAGCTCCACTATCTAAGTGCACTATAGGTGATATGATTCTAGTGCACTACAGGTTTAACAGCTCCACTATCTAAGTGCACTATAGGTGATATGATTCTAGTGCACTACAGGTTTAACAGCTCCACTATCTAAGTGCACTATAGGTGATATGATTCTAGTGCACTACAGGTTTAACAGCTCCACTATCTAAGTGCACTATAGGTGATATGATTCTAGTGCACTACAGGTTTAACAGCTCCACTATCTAAGTGCACTATAGGTGATATGATTCTAGTGCACTACAGGTTTAACAGCTCCACTATCTAAGTGCACTATAGGTGATATGATTCTAGTGCACTACAGGTTTAACAGCTCCACTATCTAAGTGCACTATAGGTGATATGATTCTAGTGCACTACAGGTTTAACAGCTCCACTATCTAAGTGCACTATAGGTGATATGATTCTAGTGCACTACAGGTTTAACAGCTCCACTATCTAAGTGCACTATAGGTGATATGATTCTAGTGCACTACAGGTTTAACAGCTCCACTATCTAAGTGCACTATAGGTGATATGATTCTAGTGCACTACAGGTTTAACAGCTCCACTATCTAAGTGCACTATAGGTGATATGATTCTAGTGCACTACAGGTTTAACAGCTCCACTATCTAAGTGCACTATAGGTGATATGATTCTAGTGCACTACAGGTTTAACAGCTCCACTATCGAAGTGCACTATAGGTGATATGATTCTAGTGCACTACAGGTTTAACAGCTCCACTATCTAAGTGCACTACAGGTTTAACAGCTCCACTATCTAAGTGCACTACAG
The Tachysurus vachellii isolate PV-2020 chromosome 6, HZAU_Pvac_v1, whole genome shotgun sequence genome window above contains:
- the mrps6 gene encoding 28S ribosomal protein S6, mitochondrial; translation: MPRYELSLVLKAMQRPETAAVLRRTMETLMERGAVVRNLENLGERRLPYKISKHNQQHTRAGYFLIDFHSSPSILTALLNHLERDVDVVRQTVLKKDAEPPKAPCCGVSPSQTKKMTST